Proteins encoded together in one Streptomyces sp. NBC_01216 window:
- a CDS encoding glycosyl hydrolase family 8, giving the protein MGRRGITLLVLAGLLIPPLAGPPAATAADTLVPGGRPDVGAAVARGAAPAVPFGSRPRPYAEGVITPSGSPAALDRRVVAHYEDWKSAFVRRDCGNGWYQILSPDADHPYVAEAQGYGMVIAATMAGADPDARRIFDGLVKWTIDHPSSVDPDLLAAEQDADCRSVDGGDSATDGDMDVAYGLLLADRQWGSEGTYDYRDLAVRHIAAIKRGEVDPDTHLLRLGDWSGSGDRYRQVSRTSDWMAGHFRAFRGATGDPAWDIVRDAHQTLIAVLQSTYAPGTGLLPDFVVDTHTTPRPAPGEILEGPDDGAYGWNACRTPWRIGDDAVTGGDVRSLAAARKLDAWIREKTGGDPAMIGTGYRLDGTRISAGESAAYVAPFAVAAMTNPGSQGWLDALWRRMSATPVDPSGYFSASIQLQVMITVSGNRWVP; this is encoded by the coding sequence ATGGGTCGACGAGGCATCACCCTTCTGGTACTCGCCGGGTTGCTGATCCCGCCGCTCGCCGGTCCGCCCGCGGCGACCGCGGCCGACACCCTCGTGCCGGGCGGCCGCCCGGACGTCGGCGCCGCGGTCGCTCGCGGGGCGGCCCCCGCGGTGCCCTTCGGAAGCCGGCCCAGGCCGTACGCGGAAGGCGTGATCACGCCGTCCGGCTCCCCGGCGGCCCTCGATCGCCGGGTCGTCGCCCACTACGAGGACTGGAAGTCCGCCTTCGTCCGGCGCGACTGCGGCAACGGCTGGTACCAGATCCTCTCGCCCGACGCCGACCATCCGTACGTCGCGGAGGCTCAGGGGTACGGCATGGTCATCGCCGCGACCATGGCCGGTGCCGACCCCGACGCGAGGAGGATCTTCGACGGCCTGGTGAAGTGGACGATCGACCACCCCTCCTCCGTCGACCCGGACCTGCTCGCGGCGGAACAGGACGCCGACTGCCGCAGCGTCGACGGGGGAGACAGCGCCACAGACGGGGACATGGACGTGGCGTACGGTCTTCTCCTCGCCGACCGGCAGTGGGGCAGCGAGGGTACCTACGACTACCGGGACCTCGCCGTCAGGCACATCGCGGCGATCAAGCGGGGCGAGGTCGACCCGGATACGCACCTGCTCAGGCTCGGGGACTGGAGCGGCTCCGGCGACCGCTACCGGCAGGTCTCACGGACATCGGACTGGATGGCCGGCCACTTCCGTGCCTTCCGTGGGGCGACCGGCGACCCCGCCTGGGACATCGTTCGCGACGCGCACCAGACGCTGATCGCCGTCCTCCAGTCCACGTACGCCCCCGGCACCGGCCTGCTGCCCGACTTCGTCGTCGACACCCACACCACCCCCAGGCCGGCGCCCGGGGAGATCCTGGAGGGCCCCGACGACGGTGCCTACGGGTGGAACGCCTGCCGCACGCCGTGGCGCATCGGTGACGACGCCGTGACCGGCGGCGACGTCCGATCGCTCGCGGCGGCCCGGAAGCTCGATGCCTGGATCAGGGAGAAGACGGGCGGGGACCCGGCGATGATCGGCACCGGCTACCGGCTCGACGGAACGCGGATCTCCGCGGGCGAGTCGGCCGCGTACGTCGCCCCGTTCGCCGTGGCGGCGATGACGAACCCGGGGAGCCAGGGCTGGCTGGACGCCCTGTGGAGGAGGATGTCGGCCACCCCGGTCGACCCGAGCGGCTACTTCTCGGCGAGCATCCAGCTCCAGGTCATGATCACGGTGTCCGGAAACCGCTGGGTCCCGTGA
- a CDS encoding PP2C family protein-serine/threonine phosphatase gives MDAQGRDGVQGTPRPSQHGRRLLMAVPFAIIAAVTAVDVSVPPEVHLGPFLVAAPAVTASFAGPRMTAFVGAVAVLAQVLVAGVRTSVIDLNHMYQIATLVLISVIVTFFARLREREENKVTRLRTIAEAAQNVVQRPLPRRAGPLRIASAYLAAEEEAQMGGDLYAATRTAEGTRLLIGDARGKGFDAINEASLVLGAFRVAAGRERGLPELVGLLEAGVGAAEAPEDTPREDSAREAFVTAMVMDIPDDTPVLHLVNCGHTSPLLLRDGRVVTLDARDPSPPLGMTDLLSREATVETFPFGEGDVLLLCTDGVVEARDGSRAFYPLAERLATWAGEDAETLLDRLRDDLRAYVGGHLGDDAAIVVVERRAPAG, from the coding sequence ATGGACGCACAGGGCCGGGATGGCGTACAGGGCACACCGCGCCCGTCACAACACGGCAGGCGACTGCTGATGGCCGTGCCGTTCGCGATCATCGCCGCCGTCACGGCGGTCGACGTCTCGGTGCCGCCGGAAGTGCACCTGGGGCCCTTCCTGGTGGCCGCGCCGGCGGTCACCGCGTCGTTCGCCGGCCCCCGCATGACGGCCTTCGTCGGAGCCGTCGCGGTCCTCGCGCAGGTGCTCGTGGCCGGGGTGCGCACCAGCGTCATCGACCTGAACCACATGTACCAGATCGCGACGCTGGTCCTGATCTCCGTGATCGTCACCTTCTTCGCCCGCTTGCGCGAGCGCGAGGAGAACAAGGTCACGCGGCTCCGCACGATCGCCGAGGCCGCACAGAACGTGGTCCAGCGCCCCCTCCCCCGGCGCGCCGGTCCGCTGCGCATCGCCTCCGCGTACCTGGCGGCCGAGGAGGAGGCCCAGATGGGCGGCGATCTCTACGCGGCCACCCGTACGGCCGAGGGCACCCGGCTGCTCATCGGGGACGCCCGCGGCAAGGGCTTCGACGCGATCAACGAGGCCTCGCTGGTGCTGGGCGCCTTCCGCGTCGCCGCCGGCCGGGAGCGCGGACTGCCCGAGCTGGTCGGCCTGCTGGAGGCGGGCGTCGGAGCGGCCGAGGCACCGGAGGACACGCCTCGGGAGGACTCCGCCCGGGAGGCGTTCGTCACGGCAATGGTCATGGACATCCCCGACGACACCCCGGTCCTCCATCTCGTCAACTGCGGTCACACGTCGCCGCTGTTGCTGCGCGACGGCCGGGTGGTCACCCTCGACGCACGTGACCCCAGCCCGCCCCTGGGCATGACGGACCTGCTGTCCCGGGAGGCCACGGTCGAGACCTTCCCCTTCGGCGAGGGCGACGTCCTGCTGCTGTGCACGGACGGCGTGGTCGAGGCCCGCGACGGCTCCCGGGCGTTCTATCCGCTGGCGGAACGGCTCGCGACCTGGGCCGGCGAGGACGCGGAGACCCTCCTCGACCGCCTGCGCGACGATCTCCGGGCGTACGTCGGCGGGCACCTGGGCGACGACGCCGCGATCGTCGTGGTGGAGCGCCGCGCCCCCGCGGGCTGA
- a CDS encoding GntR family transcriptional regulator codes for MGAARYLEIAAGLRQSILGGEYPVGAQLPSESDLAARWSASRGTVRQAVTLLASEGLIGSRQGARRIVLRQARPHSFADLHSFAQWARTMGYRVTSRFLHRVRRPATVEEAGRLTLPPGAEILDVLRLRLLDDEPVMVERTAYADWVAAAVEALPDDCVSIMNAMARDADIVAHYGEHLIDALPAGTEDARLLGVRRGSPLLRQRHLTSNSSGRPIEWTDDRYRAGSITFNVSNSVGTAPLERHAGALLS; via the coding sequence ATGGGAGCGGCACGCTACCTGGAGATCGCGGCGGGGCTCCGCCAGTCGATTCTCGGCGGCGAATATCCCGTCGGCGCCCAACTGCCTTCGGAGAGCGACCTCGCGGCCCGCTGGTCCGCCTCCCGGGGGACCGTGCGCCAGGCCGTCACCCTGCTGGCGTCGGAGGGCCTGATCGGCTCGCGGCAGGGAGCGCGCCGCATCGTGCTCCGACAGGCGCGCCCGCACAGTTTCGCCGACCTGCACAGCTTCGCCCAGTGGGCCAGGACCATGGGGTACCGGGTCACCAGCCGCTTCCTGCACCGGGTCCGGCGCCCGGCCACCGTGGAGGAGGCGGGACGACTCACCCTTCCCCCGGGTGCCGAGATCCTGGACGTGCTGCGGCTGCGCCTCCTCGACGACGAACCGGTGATGGTGGAACGCACGGCCTACGCCGACTGGGTCGCCGCCGCCGTCGAGGCCCTCCCCGACGACTGCGTGTCGATCATGAACGCGATGGCGAGGGACGCGGACATCGTCGCCCACTACGGCGAACACCTGATCGACGCCCTGCCCGCGGGCACCGAGGACGCGCGTCTGCTCGGGGTTCGGCGCGGCAGCCCGCTCCTGCGCCAGCGCCACCTGACCAGCAACTCCTCCGGGCGCCCCATCGAGTGGACCGACGACCGCTACCGGGCGGGCAGCATCACCTTCAACGTCAGCAACTCGGTGGGGACCGCCCCCCTGGAACGGCACGCCGGAGCCCTGTTGAGCTGA
- a CDS encoding ABC transporter substrate-binding protein produces MHRTSGRRAAVLLGAAVLSTVTACGAAPDDAAGPAGGGAKSATATSAADFGGMDALVEAAQKEGALHVIALPPDWANYGELIKAFETKYKIKVESENPDASSADEIAAVKSRKGQKRAPDVLDLGIAFARSGAAEGLFAPYRVEVWDKIPAAQKDEAGRWYNDYGGYVSIGCDARRIAHCPQTFADLLKPEYKGKVALNGNPTKSGSAFAGVYAAALANQGSFADIQPGIDFFGKLKQSGNFIPVESTPATVEKGETPISIDWDYLNAGYADQFKDKGVDWKVAVPTDGVYAQYYSQAVNKEAPHPAAARLWMEFLYSPEGQNLWLKGYARPVLLPAMTADGTVDKTFTAKLPQVPGTPSFPASAELDKAKATLAEKWDKAVS; encoded by the coding sequence GTGCACAGAACCTCCGGACGCCGTGCGGCCGTCCTGCTGGGCGCCGCCGTCCTCAGCACCGTCACCGCCTGCGGTGCCGCCCCCGACGACGCGGCCGGTCCGGCCGGCGGCGGCGCCAAGTCCGCCACCGCCACCTCGGCCGCGGACTTCGGGGGGATGGACGCCCTGGTCGAGGCGGCGCAGAAGGAAGGCGCGCTCCACGTGATCGCGCTGCCCCCGGACTGGGCCAACTACGGCGAGCTGATCAAGGCGTTCGAGACGAAGTACAAGATCAAGGTCGAGAGCGAGAACCCGGACGCGTCCAGCGCCGACGAGATCGCCGCCGTCAAGTCCCGCAAGGGCCAGAAGCGCGCCCCGGACGTCCTGGACCTGGGCATCGCCTTTGCGCGCAGCGGAGCCGCGGAGGGCCTGTTCGCCCCTTACCGGGTCGAGGTCTGGGACAAGATCCCCGCCGCCCAGAAGGACGAAGCGGGCCGCTGGTACAACGACTACGGCGGCTACGTCTCCATCGGCTGCGACGCCCGCCGCATCGCCCACTGCCCGCAGACCTTCGCCGACCTCCTCAAGCCCGAGTACAAGGGCAAGGTCGCGCTCAACGGCAACCCGACCAAGTCCGGTTCGGCGTTCGCCGGCGTCTACGCCGCCGCCCTCGCCAACCAGGGTTCCTTCGCGGACATCCAGCCCGGCATCGACTTCTTCGGCAAGCTGAAGCAGAGCGGGAACTTCATCCCCGTCGAGTCGACCCCGGCCACCGTCGAGAAGGGCGAGACGCCCATCAGCATCGACTGGGACTACCTCAACGCCGGCTACGCCGACCAGTTCAAGGACAAGGGCGTCGACTGGAAGGTCGCCGTCCCCACCGACGGCGTCTACGCCCAGTACTACTCCCAGGCCGTCAACAAGGAGGCCCCGCACCCGGCGGCGGCCCGCCTGTGGATGGAGTTCCTCTACAGCCCCGAGGGGCAGAACCTCTGGCTCAAGGGCTACGCACGCCCCGTCCTGCTGCCGGCCATGACCGCCGACGGCACCGTGGACAAGACCTTCACGGCCAAGCTGCCGCAGGTCCCCGGCACCCCCTCCTTCCCCGCCTCCGCCGAACTCGACAAGGCCAAGGCCACCCTCGCCGAGAAGTGGGACAAGGCCGTCTCCTGA
- a CDS encoding ABC transporter permease — MSSASPTPTTGTAGGTRRRRRGPRTWLAALPLLGFTGLCFGLPLGALLFGAVTRTDPDTGATALTGEHLSRSLQGPYLGSLVGSVQLSTLTALLATILGVFFAQAVATSRSRALRDAVLTASGVLANFGGVPLAFAFIATLGISGVVTQLADLTDLGWNLYSFGGLTVVYLYFLVPLMVLVILPAIDGLRPQWREAAENAGAGGWQYWRHVGIPVLAPSLLGGFVLLFGSAFAAHATAAALVGGSVPLVTLKIADALSGNVLVGQENVALALGLDMILIAGLVMAVYLPLQRRSARWLR, encoded by the coding sequence ATGTCCTCCGCATCCCCCACCCCCACGACGGGAACCGCCGGCGGCACCCGCCGCCGGCGGCGCGGCCCCCGCACCTGGCTCGCCGCCCTCCCCCTGCTCGGCTTCACCGGACTGTGCTTCGGACTGCCGCTCGGCGCGCTGCTGTTCGGCGCCGTGACCCGTACCGACCCGGACACCGGCGCCACCGCCCTCACCGGAGAACACCTCAGCCGCTCACTCCAGGGCCCCTACCTGGGGTCCCTGGTCGGCAGCGTCCAGCTCTCCACGCTCACCGCGCTCCTCGCCACGATCCTCGGGGTCTTCTTCGCCCAGGCCGTCGCGACCTCGCGGTCCCGGGCGCTGCGCGATGCCGTCCTCACCGCCTCCGGGGTCCTCGCCAACTTCGGCGGTGTCCCCCTGGCGTTCGCTTTCATCGCCACCCTCGGCATCTCCGGCGTGGTCACCCAGCTCGCCGACCTCACCGACCTCGGCTGGAACCTGTACTCGTTCGGCGGCCTCACCGTCGTCTACCTGTACTTCCTCGTGCCGCTCATGGTCCTGGTGATCCTCCCGGCGATCGACGGCCTGCGGCCCCAGTGGCGCGAGGCGGCGGAGAACGCCGGAGCCGGCGGATGGCAGTACTGGCGCCACGTCGGCATACCCGTCCTCGCCCCCTCGCTGCTGGGCGGCTTCGTCCTCCTCTTCGGCAGCGCCTTCGCCGCCCATGCCACCGCCGCCGCGCTCGTCGGCGGGTCCGTCCCCCTGGTGACCCTCAAGATCGCCGACGCGCTCTCCGGCAACGTCCTCGTCGGCCAGGAGAACGTGGCCCTCGCCCTCGGCCTCGACATGATCCTGATCGCCGGCCTGGTGATGGCGGTCTACCTCCCCCTCCAGCGCAGGAGCGCCCGATGGCTGCGATGA
- a CDS encoding ABC transporter permease → MAAMTPTAPGSEAGATAGPAAQDPPDGHLPGPRRTRSRRPRAALRVRRGLVLGLGAAYFLVPLVASFVFTVHTPGQGVSFDAYTALLSADGFAESLLLSLGLAAATITLALLLAVPALVAVRLGPPRLRPVVEVMCTLPLVVPPIALVTGISTVLRWGPDHLSRTPLYQTFLAVQNEDFPFVLVLAYTVMALPFVYRSLDAGLRAIDVPTLVEAARGCGASVTYALLRVILPNLRSSLAGAGFLTLALVLGEFTIASILGFRPFAVWIVSISGAHARMSVAVSLLSLVITWLLLLVLSRAGTAPAGAPVAARADRPARLLRGSSLASRTTRKEP, encoded by the coding sequence ATGGCTGCGATGACCCCGACCGCACCGGGCTCCGAGGCGGGCGCCACGGCGGGACCCGCCGCACAGGACCCGCCCGACGGCCACCTGCCCGGCCCCCGCCGGACCAGGTCCCGCCGGCCCCGCGCCGCGCTCCGCGTCCGTCGCGGACTCGTCCTGGGGCTCGGGGCCGCCTACTTCCTCGTCCCGCTCGTCGCGTCCTTCGTCTTCACGGTGCACACCCCCGGACAGGGCGTCTCCTTCGACGCGTACACCGCGCTGCTGTCCGCGGACGGATTCGCCGAGAGCCTGCTGCTCTCTCTCGGGCTTGCCGCCGCCACCATCACCCTGGCCCTGCTGCTCGCCGTGCCCGCGCTCGTCGCCGTACGGCTCGGCCCGCCACGCCTGCGCCCCGTCGTCGAGGTGATGTGCACGCTGCCGCTGGTGGTTCCGCCGATCGCGCTGGTCACCGGGATCAGCACCGTGCTGCGATGGGGCCCCGACCATCTGTCGCGCACCCCGCTCTACCAGACCTTCCTGGCGGTCCAGAACGAGGACTTCCCCTTCGTCCTGGTCCTCGCCTACACGGTCATGGCCCTCCCGTTCGTGTACCGCTCCCTGGACGCGGGACTGCGCGCCATCGACGTGCCGACGCTCGTGGAGGCCGCCCGCGGCTGCGGTGCGAGCGTGACGTACGCGCTCCTCCGCGTCATACTGCCGAATCTCCGGTCCTCGCTGGCCGGCGCCGGCTTCCTCACCCTCGCCCTCGTCCTGGGCGAGTTCACCATCGCCTCGATCCTCGGATTCCGGCCGTTCGCGGTGTGGATCGTCTCCATCTCCGGGGCTCATGCCCGGATGTCGGTCGCGGTCTCCCTGCTCAGCCTGGTCATCACCTGGCTCCTCCTGCTCGTGCTGTCCCGGGCGGGCACCGCACCGGCCGGGGCACCCGTCGCAGCCCGCGCGGACCGTCCCGCCCGCCTCCTCCGAGGGTCCTCCCTCGCCTCCCGCACCACCCGCAAGGAGCCCTGA
- a CDS encoding ABC transporter ATP-binding protein yields MSSSATAERTTATTAGARVEFRGLRRAFGDAVALDGLDLTVEPGELLALLGPSGCGKTTALRVLAGFERPDAGDVLVDGADITHVPANRRDAGMVFQSYSLFPNLTVRDNVAFGLRVRKVPAAERRARAAELLDLVGLPEHGDRYPHQMSGGQQQRVALARALALRPRVLLLDEPLSALDAKVRLSLREEIRRLQLSLGITTVFVTHDQEEALSMADRVAVLNAGRLEQCAAPADLYRRPATAFVAEFVGTMNRLPGSADGPAHVNVLGARLPVDGTLPDTPDIDVLVRPENLTVTEDPDGEAVVVSLSFFGAVSRVHLDLRGTDVKADLPSLDAAALRPGARAAVTPAAQAVLAVPRTRA; encoded by the coding sequence ATGTCCTCCTCAGCCACGGCGGAACGGACGACCGCCACCACCGCCGGCGCCCGCGTCGAATTCCGCGGCCTGCGCCGCGCGTTCGGCGACGCCGTCGCCCTCGACGGGCTCGACCTCACCGTCGAGCCGGGCGAACTCCTGGCCCTGCTGGGCCCGTCCGGCTGTGGCAAGACCACGGCCCTCCGGGTGCTCGCCGGATTCGAACGACCCGACGCGGGCGACGTCCTCGTCGACGGCGCGGACATCACGCACGTGCCCGCCAACCGACGCGACGCGGGCATGGTGTTCCAGTCGTACAGCCTCTTCCCGAACCTCACCGTGCGCGACAACGTCGCCTTCGGCCTGCGGGTCCGCAAGGTCCCGGCCGCCGAGCGTCGCGCACGCGCCGCGGAGCTCCTCGACCTCGTCGGCCTGCCCGAGCACGGCGACCGCTACCCCCACCAGATGTCCGGCGGTCAGCAGCAGCGTGTCGCACTGGCCCGGGCGCTCGCCCTGCGTCCCCGTGTCCTGCTGCTCGACGAGCCGCTGTCCGCGCTCGACGCCAAGGTGCGGCTCAGCCTGCGGGAGGAGATCAGGCGGCTCCAGCTCTCCCTCGGCATCACCACCGTCTTCGTCACCCACGACCAAGAGGAGGCGCTCTCCATGGCGGACCGGGTGGCCGTCCTCAACGCGGGACGGCTGGAGCAGTGCGCCGCCCCGGCCGACCTCTACCGGCGTCCGGCCACGGCCTTCGTCGCCGAATTCGTCGGCACCATGAACCGGCTGCCCGGCAGCGCCGACGGCCCCGCCCACGTGAACGTCCTCGGCGCCCGGCTGCCGGTCGACGGCACCCTGCCGGACACCCCCGACATCGACGTCCTCGTCCGGCCGGAGAACCTCACCGTGACCGAGGACCCGGACGGCGAGGCCGTGGTCGTCTCCCTCTCCTTCTTCGGCGCCGTCAGCCGGGTCCACCTCGACCTGCGCGGCACCGACGTCAAGGCCGACCTCCCCTCCCTGGACGCGGCCGCCCTGCGCCCCGGCGCGCGCGCCGCCGTCACTCCGGCAGCGCAAGCCGTCCTCGCCGTGCCCCGGACGCGGGCGTGA
- a CDS encoding HAD family hydrolase, with translation MTAPAAVLFDMDGTLVDTEVLWWQATEEIAAALGHRLTDADAPEVVGRAVEDTAAHLVRVRTRAAGPGGATPPDTGRAPGPSTAPATEPETARVAAALTSAFHERVAQGAPLRPGAARLLAELRRENIPFALVSASPRLVVDTVVDGALGRAGFAFTLSADDTVRTKPHPDPYLAAAARLGVPAAACVAVEDSPDGAASAASAGCAVLVVPSLLPVPEGPGRLFAESLTDVTLAVLRRHSERPATARPDDGAPPCPDAPPPAGG, from the coding sequence GTGACGGCCCCGGCCGCCGTCCTCTTCGACATGGACGGCACACTCGTGGACACCGAGGTCCTGTGGTGGCAGGCCACCGAGGAGATCGCCGCCGCACTCGGCCACCGCCTCACCGACGCCGACGCACCCGAGGTCGTGGGCAGGGCGGTAGAGGACACCGCCGCCCACCTGGTCCGCGTCCGTACCCGTGCCGCCGGACCCGGCGGGGCCACCCCGCCGGACACCGGGCGCGCCCCGGGGCCGTCGACCGCGCCCGCCACGGAGCCCGAGACCGCGCGCGTCGCCGCCGCACTGACCTCGGCCTTCCACGAGCGGGTCGCCCAAGGCGCCCCGCTGCGCCCCGGTGCCGCCCGCCTGCTGGCCGAACTGCGACGGGAGAACATACCGTTCGCGTTGGTGAGCGCCTCGCCCCGGCTGGTCGTGGACACGGTCGTCGACGGCGCGCTCGGCCGGGCCGGGTTCGCCTTCACCCTCTCGGCCGACGACACCGTCCGTACCAAGCCGCACCCCGACCCCTACCTCGCCGCCGCCGCCCGGCTCGGGGTCCCCGCGGCGGCGTGCGTCGCGGTCGAGGACTCCCCGGACGGAGCCGCCTCGGCCGCCTCGGCCGGCTGCGCCGTACTGGTCGTCCCGTCACTGCTGCCCGTGCCCGAGGGGCCGGGACGGCTCTTCGCGGAGAGCCTGACGGACGTCACCCTCGCCGTGCTGCGCCGCCACTCCGAGAGGCCCGCGACGGCGCGTCCGGACGACGGCGCACCGCCCTGTCCGGACGCGCCGCCGCCGGCGGGCGGCTGA
- a CDS encoding EF-hand domain-containing protein — protein sequence MAGPDPISRRLRRLFDALDGDRDGFVTWSDHLTIVARYAAGYGLAATDARIEALERAYWELWLGLLARGRPGGDRLSEGEFVAAHRSAGYAEDGPNVLDRLAKAIFRILDTDGDQRVDEAEFAAYLALWDVSDELGPPAFRRLDLDRDTFLSQREIARSLRAFHINNDNLDTPGGIFLGVR from the coding sequence ATGGCAGGACCCGATCCGATCTCCCGTAGGCTCCGACGGCTCTTCGACGCTCTGGACGGTGACCGGGACGGTTTCGTCACCTGGTCCGACCATCTGACGATCGTGGCCCGTTACGCGGCGGGCTACGGGCTGGCGGCCACGGACGCCCGGATCGAGGCACTGGAGCGGGCGTACTGGGAGCTGTGGCTCGGGCTGCTGGCCCGGGGCCGGCCCGGCGGCGACCGTCTCTCGGAGGGGGAGTTCGTCGCGGCGCACCGGTCGGCCGGCTACGCGGAGGACGGGCCGAACGTCCTGGACCGTCTCGCGAAAGCGATCTTCCGCATCCTGGACACCGACGGCGACCAACGCGTCGACGAGGCCGAGTTCGCCGCGTACCTCGCGCTGTGGGACGTCTCCGACGAGCTCGGACCGCCCGCCTTCCGCCGGCTCGACCTGGACCGCGACACCTTCCTCTCGCAGCGCGAGATCGCCCGCTCGCTGCGGGCGTTCCACATCAACAACGACAACCTGGACACCCCCGGCGGCATCTTCCTCGGCGTCCGCTGA
- a CDS encoding DUF1876 domain-containing protein → MTRNLEWKVGLELTEDNGRTKAEAHLDTGTAHLTGRGSARCNPSDVDVPAIGDELAAGRAMKDLAGKLMREADREMEAAGAGTVPQHTGPGYGWPEAVS, encoded by the coding sequence ATGACACGGAACCTCGAGTGGAAGGTCGGCCTGGAACTGACCGAGGACAACGGCAGGACGAAGGCCGAGGCCCACCTGGACACCGGCACGGCCCACCTGACCGGCCGCGGCAGCGCCCGTTGCAACCCCTCGGACGTGGACGTCCCGGCGATCGGCGACGAACTCGCCGCGGGCCGCGCCATGAAGGACCTGGCCGGCAAGCTCATGCGCGAGGCCGACCGCGAGATGGAGGCCGCGGGCGCCGGGACGGTCCCGCAGCACACGGGGCCCGGATACGGCTGGCCCGAGGCTGTCTCGTAG
- a CDS encoding CBS domain-containing protein, whose amino-acid sequence MRNRSVADLMTPTAVAVQPGTSFKEIARLLDEYGITAVPVVDEANRPVGVVSEADLLRRHTAKEGPSTAEAMMSSPVVVARPSWTAVEAVRLMERHRVKRLPVVDSGGQLIGVLSRSDLLQLFLRRDRAIQEEILEDVVTRILGLSPASLHVDVDEGRVTLSGTLERAGAAPVFVRLCESVDGVVEVVDRLTYEDAAAPASGSGERPGTGPLAGSGPVHPAPS is encoded by the coding sequence ATGAGGAACCGCAGTGTGGCCGATCTGATGACTCCCACCGCGGTGGCCGTGCAGCCCGGGACGTCCTTCAAGGAGATCGCGCGGCTGCTCGACGAGTACGGGATCACCGCCGTACCGGTGGTGGACGAGGCCAATCGGCCCGTGGGGGTGGTCTCCGAGGCCGATCTGCTGCGCCGGCACACCGCGAAGGAGGGCCCCAGTACGGCGGAGGCGATGATGAGTAGCCCCGTGGTGGTGGCCAGGCCCTCGTGGACTGCGGTCGAGGCCGTGCGGCTCATGGAGCGGCACCGCGTCAAGCGACTGCCGGTGGTGGACTCCGGCGGACAGCTGATCGGGGTGCTCAGCCGGAGCGACCTGCTCCAGCTGTTCCTTCGGCGTGACCGCGCGATCCAGGAGGAGATCCTGGAGGATGTGGTCACCCGCATCCTCGGGCTGTCCCCCGCGTCGCTCCACGTCGACGTCGACGAGGGACGGGTCACACTGAGCGGGACCCTGGAACGGGCCGGCGCGGCTCCGGTCTTCGTGCGGCTCTGCGAGAGCGTGGACGGGGTGGTGGAGGTCGTCGACCGCCTGACGTACGAGGACGCGGCGGCGCCCGCGAGCGGGTCCGGGGAGCGGCCGGGAACAGGGCCGCTCGCCGGTTCCGGCCCGGTGCACCCGGCCCCGTCCTGA